The following proteins come from a genomic window of Nostoc sp. TCL26-01:
- a CDS encoding DUF6683 family protein — translation MWIAIAISTIPVATLAQGVDSFSDSALLRNGDFYSNLFHQKFLNRLVDPLKSRRGNRLVRRETTTVSPSKVPATQTSTITVPQPNGATMPKKLAQSAPEAQRQTVEKVFSQLLARYPKLEEQFNIPANDLAGAMAAFVILNYETYQGTQLNSSQVEVVVKQMRTAISTSPQFQTATAVQKRELYEQMAILGMYVGGLNLALKQTPNPQIAIRLKTASKGYLETLLQTSVDRISIKKNGLEIQ, via the coding sequence ATGTGGATCGCGATAGCGATCTCTACGATACCTGTAGCAACTTTGGCGCAAGGAGTTGATTCATTCTCTGATAGCGCTTTGCTCAGAAACGGTGATTTTTACTCCAACTTATTTCATCAGAAGTTTTTGAATCGTTTAGTAGACCCACTTAAGTCGCGTCGAGGCAACCGCCTAGTTCGTAGGGAAACAACGACTGTTTCTCCATCTAAAGTGCCTGCGACTCAAACTTCCACCATTACAGTACCCCAACCGAATGGCGCAACGATGCCGAAGAAGTTAGCTCAATCTGCTCCTGAAGCGCAGCGTCAGACTGTTGAAAAGGTATTTAGTCAACTATTGGCTAGATACCCCAAATTAGAAGAGCAGTTTAATATCCCAGCGAATGATTTAGCAGGAGCGATGGCGGCATTTGTGATTCTGAATTATGAAACCTATCAAGGAACACAGCTCAACTCTTCTCAGGTGGAAGTCGTTGTAAAACAGATGCGGACTGCAATCTCAACCAGTCCTCAGTTTCAAACAGCTACAGCAGTGCAAAAGCGGGAACTATATGAACAAATGGCGATTCTGGGAATGTATGTAGGTGGATTAAATCTAGCGCTCAAACAAACGCCCAATCCTCAAATTGCGATTCGGCTTAAGACTGCGAGTAAAGGCTATCTGGAAACATTACTGCAAACGAGTGTAGATCGCATTTCCATCAAGAAAAATGGCTTAGAAATTCAGTAG
- a CDS encoding class I SAM-dependent methyltransferase, with protein sequence MVNQLELNDYKQGVADSYDRRSQTYDNSDWHVQICRRLLEYSQVTAGQTVLDIGTGTGHLAIAAAQIVGDRGQVIGIDISAGMLEQAQSKVNVLGLGNVEFQLADAEALDYPANHFDHILCANTFPWMEDKEATLRLWYQFLKPGGRIGVHTPADTAYVGAVILRKVFAKYGVSLEASNRIGSVEQCQDLFINAGFEAVEIRIEQHGSYTNLEKVKATWEGVVVRPSSTSLKILGNGLSQLSSAQLAQAKAEFDAELESLQTEEGIWDDLTTLYILGRKAET encoded by the coding sequence ATGGTGAACCAACTTGAATTAAACGATTACAAGCAAGGGGTTGCGGATTCCTACGATCGCAGAAGTCAAACCTATGACAATAGCGACTGGCACGTTCAAATTTGTCGTCGCCTACTTGAATATTCACAGGTTACTGCTGGGCAAACAGTTTTAGATATTGGAACAGGAACAGGTCATCTTGCGATCGCGGCGGCTCAAATCGTTGGTGATCGGGGGCAGGTGATTGGAATCGATATTTCTGCTGGGATGCTAGAGCAAGCACAGAGCAAAGTTAACGTATTAGGACTCGGTAACGTGGAGTTCCAACTTGCAGATGCTGAGGCTCTCGATTATCCAGCCAATCATTTTGACCATATTTTGTGTGCAAACACATTTCCCTGGATGGAAGATAAAGAAGCGACTTTACGGCTGTGGTATCAATTTCTCAAGCCTGGTGGTCGAATCGGTGTTCATACTCCTGCTGATACAGCCTATGTTGGGGCTGTTATTTTACGAAAAGTGTTTGCAAAATATGGCGTTTCGCTAGAAGCTAGCAATCGGATTGGTTCCGTTGAGCAGTGCCAAGATTTATTTATCAATGCTGGTTTTGAGGCAGTTGAAATCAGAATAGAGCAGCACGGCAGCTATACGAACCTAGAGAAAGTAAAAGCAACTTGGGAGGGGGTTGTTGTGCGTCCTTCATCTACCTCTCTCAAAATATTAGGCAATGGGTTATCGCAACTTTCATCAGCACAGTTGGCGCAAGCTAAAGCGGAATTTGATGCAGAACTAGAATCTCTCCAAACTGAGGAGGGAATCTGGGATGATCTCACTACTTTGTATATACTGGGTCGTAAGGCTGAAACTTGA
- a CDS encoding HAD-IA family hydrolase, whose amino-acid sequence MTQKVIIFDFDGTIADTVDALVSIANRLAIEFGYVQITPEQLTLLKNLSSREIIKYSGVSLFKIPFLVKKVKSELKNKIQELKPIPGIKEALIELQHHGYKLGIITSNSRDNVTDFLQINELDSLFDFIYSGVTIFGKTTIINNVLRQKQFKPQTVIYVGDETRDIEASKKANIKVIAVTWGFNAPEILAKQNPDFLIHQPSELLQVIQSC is encoded by the coding sequence ATGACCCAGAAAGTAATTATTTTTGATTTCGATGGTACGATTGCGGATACGGTAGATGCTCTTGTAAGTATTGCCAATCGCCTAGCCATAGAGTTTGGTTACGTGCAAATCACCCCAGAACAACTAACTCTTCTGAAAAATTTATCTTCTAGAGAAATCATCAAATACTCAGGAGTTTCGCTGTTCAAAATACCTTTTTTGGTGAAAAAAGTTAAATCAGAATTAAAAAATAAAATCCAGGAATTGAAACCCATTCCTGGAATTAAAGAAGCGTTGATAGAATTACAACATCATGGCTATAAACTAGGAATTATCACATCTAACTCTAGAGATAATGTGACAGATTTTTTGCAAATTAACGAGTTAGATAGTTTATTTGACTTCATCTACTCAGGCGTAACCATTTTTGGGAAAACAACCATAATTAACAATGTCCTCAGACAAAAGCAATTCAAACCCCAAACAGTGATTTATGTTGGCGATGAAACCAGAGACATTGAAGCCTCAAAAAAAGCCAACATAAAAGTAATCGCTGTCACTTGGGGATTTAATGCGCCCGAAATTTTAGCCAAACAAAATCCAGACTTTTTAATCCATCAACCAAGTGAATTATTACAAGTAATCCAAAGTTGCTAA
- the queG gene encoding tRNA epoxyqueuosine(34) reductase QueG, whose protein sequence is MNHCDVVDSSVIKEKAQELGFHKVGIAAVNQENHAETERLATWLKLGYQADMAWMANPKRQDISLVMPEVRSLICVALNYYTPHQRPDGEEYAKISRYGWGRDYHKVLHKKLKALTTWLQSLDESIQARYYADTGPVQDKVWAQRAGIGWIAKNGNVITREYGSWVFLGEVVTNLQLESDRPHTQHCGNCTRCLEACPTGAITQPFVVDANRCIAYHTIENRAKQLPEAIASHLQGWVAGCDICQDVCPWNQRFAQTTDVGDFQPYPENIAPQLIELAQISDEEWDKRFPASALRRIKPEMLRRNARANLDASKRSNDPESNYF, encoded by the coding sequence ATGAACCACTGTGACGTAGTTGACAGCAGTGTGATAAAAGAGAAAGCTCAAGAGTTAGGTTTTCACAAAGTTGGGATTGCTGCTGTCAATCAGGAAAATCACGCAGAAACAGAGAGATTAGCGACTTGGCTCAAGTTGGGTTATCAGGCTGATATGGCATGGATGGCAAACCCTAAGCGCCAAGATATTAGTTTAGTTATGCCAGAAGTGCGATCGCTAATTTGTGTAGCACTCAACTACTACACCCCTCACCAACGTCCAGATGGGGAAGAATACGCCAAAATCTCTCGTTATGGCTGGGGCAGAGATTATCATAAAGTGTTACATAAAAAGCTCAAAGCTTTAACAACTTGGTTGCAATCATTAGATGAAAGTATTCAAGCTCGTTACTACGCAGATACAGGGCCAGTACAAGATAAAGTATGGGCGCAACGAGCCGGCATTGGTTGGATAGCAAAAAATGGTAACGTGATTACGAGAGAGTACGGCTCTTGGGTATTCTTAGGAGAGGTAGTCACAAATCTGCAACTAGAAAGCGATCGCCCCCATACACAACACTGCGGTAATTGTACTCGTTGTTTAGAAGCTTGTCCCACAGGAGCCATTACCCAGCCATTTGTCGTCGATGCTAATCGCTGCATCGCCTATCATACAATTGAGAACCGAGCCAAGCAACTACCAGAAGCGATCGCATCTCATTTACAAGGCTGGGTAGCTGGTTGCGATATTTGCCAAGATGTTTGTCCTTGGAATCAGCGTTTTGCTCAGACTACAGATGTGGGAGATTTTCAACCCTATCCTGAAAATATTGCGCCTCAGCTGATAGAATTAGCGCAAATCTCGGATGAGGAGTGGGATAAAAGATTTCCAGCATCTGCATTGCGGCGGATTAAGCCAGAAATGTTGAGACGAAATGCCCGTGCTAATCTAGACGCATCTAAGCGAAGTAATGACCCAGAAAGTAATTATTTTTGA
- a CDS encoding orange carotenoid protein N-terminal domain-containing protein, with amino-acid sequence MTASYDKNVPQALSHETQKLVEAFNKLDTDAKLAWLYFTYEKMGDSITPAAPTAADPELAPLLLGDFFQLSDEQQLGIMREIVNRQDTEYSRAYGALKENNQLLVWYAWAVAMGKTVVGMPDTYKATENINNLLAQIEGLAFEGQISVLRSLAGQMGYSDVKPIATQAQTGKTPSL; translated from the coding sequence ATGACTGCTAGTTACGATAAAAATGTTCCCCAAGCGCTGAGTCATGAAACGCAAAAGTTAGTCGAAGCTTTCAATAAATTAGACACAGATGCTAAATTAGCTTGGCTATATTTCACTTATGAAAAAATGGGTGATTCTATTACTCCAGCCGCACCCACAGCCGCAGATCCAGAATTAGCACCTCTTTTATTAGGAGACTTTTTTCAACTATCAGATGAACAACAATTAGGGATTATGCGGGAAATTGTGAATCGTCAAGACACAGAATATTCTCGTGCTTATGGAGCGTTGAAAGAAAATAATCAGTTGTTAGTTTGGTATGCTTGGGCTGTAGCAATGGGCAAGACAGTGGTAGGAATGCCTGATACTTATAAAGCAACAGAGAATATTAATAATCTACTGGCACAAATTGAAGGATTAGCTTTTGAAGGGCAAATTTCTGTATTGCGATCGCTTGCCGGACAAATGGGTTATAGTGACGTTAAACCAATTGCCACACAAGCACAAACAGGTAAAACACCCAGTCTTTAA
- a CDS encoding SDR family NAD(P)-dependent oxidoreductase: protein MTNIALIVGAGSGLSASLARLFAKEGFSVALAARQIDKLSVLSDEIGAVNFAADASQPDEVEQLFQNVEQQLGVPTVVVYNPSWRVRGALVELDPADVAKTLEITAYGGFLVAQAAAKRQLAIGGGAIFFTGASASVKGYPHSAPFAMGKFALRGLAQSIARELAPQNIHVAHFVIDGAIRSASRIESEAQPDSLLDPDAIAQTYLNILYQPRSAWTWEVELRPWVEKF, encoded by the coding sequence ATGACAAACATTGCATTAATTGTGGGGGCTGGTAGCGGACTTAGCGCATCTTTAGCGCGATTATTTGCAAAAGAAGGTTTCTCTGTTGCTTTAGCAGCACGTCAAATTGATAAGCTGAGTGTATTATCTGATGAGATTGGAGCAGTCAATTTTGCGGCTGATGCTTCTCAACCAGATGAAGTGGAACAACTGTTTCAAAATGTCGAACAACAACTAGGAGTGCCAACGGTAGTTGTATATAATCCCAGTTGGCGAGTTCGAGGTGCGCTAGTTGAACTTGATCCTGCTGATGTTGCTAAAACTTTAGAAATCACTGCCTATGGTGGTTTTTTGGTAGCACAAGCAGCAGCAAAACGTCAGTTGGCTATAGGTGGAGGAGCGATTTTCTTTACAGGTGCTTCCGCTAGTGTTAAAGGTTATCCCCATTCTGCTCCGTTTGCAATGGGTAAATTTGCATTGCGGGGTTTAGCTCAGAGTATAGCCCGTGAACTTGCTCCGCAAAATATCCATGTGGCACATTTTGTGATTGATGGTGCAATTCGTTCTGCTAGCCGTATTGAGTCAGAAGCTCAACCAGATAGTTTACTTGATCCAGATGCTATTGCGCAAACTTATCTCAACATTCTCTACCAACCCCGTAGTGCTTGGACATGGGAAGTTGAATTGCGCCCCTGGGTAGAAAAATTTTGA
- a CDS encoding class I SAM-dependent methyltransferase, with protein MRKSNYYDNIAQIYDQTRWLTESIAEEVADFIINLTSATSKTSFLEPGIGTGLNMMPLVRRGYFVTGIDISSEMLDQFRRKFDVVPPNLQLINADASQLPFADNSFDVVLTVHMLHTVVNWRNFLDDINRVLKPGGFYLNCQWITPPARKEFEGYFRQVLSKYVSINQKPPQIDKKTPEIDVEEYLQSQGYAANYLVAKAWMVSNTVEELLSFFQARAYGLCWQVSDEVFEQVMNEFAEFCLDYYGSGKTMISSEAKFEIWSYRAI; from the coding sequence ATGAGAAAGTCTAACTACTACGACAACATTGCACAAATATATGACCAAACACGCTGGTTAACTGAGTCAATTGCAGAAGAAGTAGCTGATTTTATTATTAATTTGACTAGTGCTACATCTAAAACATCTTTTTTAGAACCTGGTATTGGCACAGGTCTAAATATGATGCCGCTTGTCAGACGCGGTTATTTTGTGACAGGAATTGATATCTCTTCCGAAATGCTTGATCAGTTTCGGCGCAAATTTGATGTCGTTCCTCCTAACTTGCAACTTATCAATGCTGATGCTTCACAATTACCTTTTGCAGACAACAGTTTTGATGTTGTATTAACTGTTCATATGCTACATACTGTTGTCAATTGGCGAAATTTTTTAGATGATATTAATCGTGTGCTAAAGCCTGGAGGTTTTTATCTCAATTGTCAATGGATTACCCCACCAGCCCGAAAAGAATTTGAAGGATATTTCCGTCAAGTATTATCTAAGTATGTAAGCATTAACCAAAAACCACCCCAGATTGACAAAAAAACTCCAGAGATAGATGTAGAAGAATATTTGCAAAGCCAGGGTTATGCAGCGAATTACTTAGTAGCTAAAGCATGGATGGTTAGTAATACAGTTGAGGAGTTACTGAGTTTTTTCCAAGCAAGAGCCTACGGTTTATGTTGGCAAGTATCAGATGAAGTTTTTGAGCAAGTAATGAATGAATTTGCTGAGTTTTGTCTCGATTATTATGGCTCTGGTAAAACTATGATTTCCTCTGAAGCTAAGTTTGAAATATGGTCTTATAGAGCAATTTGA
- a CDS encoding ABC transporter substrate-binding protein translates to MKKKFAYTTTLLSTCALLVTACGNGNTSTNPPTNSPDNTTSTTAANVATTTDTSGKIPIGIAVAQTSNVALLGQEQVAGAKIAEKYFNDKGGVNGTTIKLVFQDTAGDEAGAINAFQTLINKDKVVGIVGPTLSQQAFSADPIAERSKIPVVGPSNTAKGVPEIGDYVARVSAPVSVVAPNSVKAALKQNPNIKKVAVFFAQNDAFSKSETEIFQKTVKDQGLELVTVQKFQTTDTDFQSQATNAINLQPDLVIISGLAADGGNLVRQLRELGYKGAIIGGNGLNTSNIFPVCKALCDGVLIAQAYSPEHPGEVNTAFRQAYIDQYKKEPPQFSAQAFTAVQVYVEALKTLDSKSKVNKIQLPDLRTELNKQLLAGKYNTPLGEISFTPTGEVVQPEFYVAQIKMEKDGSQGKFAFLK, encoded by the coding sequence ATGAAAAAAAAATTTGCATATACTACAACACTGTTATCTACCTGTGCTTTACTAGTCACAGCTTGTGGAAATGGTAATACAAGTACAAATCCGCCGACTAATTCACCAGACAATACAACTAGTACTACGGCAGCAAACGTTGCTACGACAACAGATACATCAGGTAAAATTCCTATTGGTATTGCTGTGGCTCAAACAAGTAATGTCGCTCTACTAGGACAGGAACAAGTTGCTGGAGCGAAAATTGCCGAGAAATATTTTAATGACAAAGGTGGAGTTAATGGCACTACCATAAAACTAGTATTTCAAGACACGGCTGGTGATGAAGCCGGAGCAATTAATGCTTTTCAAACTTTAATTAATAAAGATAAGGTAGTCGGTATTGTGGGGCCTACATTGTCTCAACAAGCTTTTAGCGCAGATCCCATTGCTGAACGCTCTAAAATACCAGTTGTGGGGCCATCAAATACAGCTAAAGGTGTCCCAGAGATAGGTGATTATGTAGCTCGTGTATCTGCACCCGTATCTGTGGTTGCTCCTAACTCAGTTAAAGCTGCTCTTAAGCAAAATCCTAATATTAAAAAAGTTGCAGTTTTCTTTGCTCAAAATGATGCTTTTAGTAAATCAGAAACGGAGATTTTTCAAAAAACAGTTAAAGACCAAGGTTTAGAATTAGTCACAGTCCAAAAGTTTCAAACTACTGATACAGACTTTCAATCTCAAGCTACTAATGCGATTAATTTGCAACCAGATTTAGTAATTATTTCTGGTCTGGCAGCAGACGGGGGTAACTTAGTGAGACAATTAAGAGAATTAGGTTACAAAGGAGCAATTATTGGTGGAAATGGTCTGAATACATCGAATATTTTCCCAGTTTGTAAAGCCTTGTGTGATGGTGTCTTAATAGCTCAAGCGTACAGTCCAGAACATCCAGGTGAAGTTAATACCGCATTTCGTCAAGCCTATATTGATCAATATAAAAAAGAACCACCCCAATTTAGCGCTCAAGCTTTTACCGCCGTACAAGTCTATGTCGAAGCTCTCAAAACTTTAGATAGTAAAAGCAAAGTTAATAAAATCCAGTTACCAGATTTACGTACTGAATTGAATAAACAATTACTTGCTGGTAAATACAATACACCATTAGGAGAAATTAGTTTTACCCCCACAGGTGAAGTAGTACAACCAGAGTTTTATGTTGCTCAAATTAAAATGGAAAAAGACGGTAGCCAAGGGAAGTTTGCGTTTTTGAAATGA
- a CDS encoding Crp/Fnr family transcriptional regulator, which yields MVVSLYSSISQPASKNTKQIFSRRSFLPEQQNSLWKIEAGFVRTFSYLENGTTVALGLWGAGDIVGKSLSKLEPYQMECLTKVEATTLPIEEWHCATETLLAHIQQAEELMVIRSYKKVDTMLIKLLAWLSKRFGSEVEKGRLIDMRLTHEDLAEMLGSTRVTITRILGQFEQEGLIDRLSLHRIVLKEEDIWYYEI from the coding sequence ATGGTGGTGTCTTTATACTCAAGCATTTCTCAGCCAGCCAGTAAGAATACTAAGCAAATTTTCTCGCGGCGATCGTTTCTTCCAGAACAACAAAATAGTTTATGGAAGATTGAAGCTGGTTTTGTCAGGACTTTTAGCTATTTAGAAAATGGCACAACAGTCGCTTTAGGGCTATGGGGTGCTGGAGATATTGTAGGCAAGTCTTTGTCAAAATTAGAACCATATCAGATGGAATGTCTGACGAAAGTGGAAGCAACAACATTACCTATTGAAGAATGGCATTGTGCCACAGAGACGCTGTTGGCGCATATTCAACAGGCGGAAGAATTAATGGTCATTCGTAGCTACAAGAAAGTGGATACAATGTTGATTAAATTATTGGCATGGTTATCTAAAAGGTTTGGCTCAGAAGTAGAGAAAGGACGTTTAATAGATATGCGGTTAACTCACGAAGACTTAGCGGAAATGCTAGGTTCGACAAGGGTGACAATTACTCGCATTCTAGGACAATTTGAACAGGAAGGTTTGATCGATAGGCTATCCCTACATCGCATAGTCTTGAAAGAAGAGGATATTTGGTATTATGAGATTTAG